Proteins encoded in a region of the Podospora pseudopauciseta strain CBS 411.78 chromosome 6, whole genome shotgun sequence genome:
- a CDS encoding hypothetical protein (EggNog:ENOG503NZ2K; COG:S) has protein sequence MAAEDPHTPENEIDSLTPLPLDHRRGLWGVSVLAGLSFVSSTVLLVYLTVKLVRWHLKQWRLERQQSIDAQAPSSIDLTLGLAERHFFPPCRRNNSRGRENAESTPRKKAYPNQFLVLVYNLLLADIHQASAFLLNAVWLGRDGIIVHTPACWAQGWLVSTGDLSSSCFITAIAVHTYLAVVRNYTPPQRAVYATVIGLWVFNYLVAGLGVIITRNGADGGGLYVRAAAWCWINIHYETHRLALHYLWIFVSLFLTSALYISVFLSLRAKSHTESRLTRSQPKPLPSNQQQKAFLLYPLIYIICTLPLALGRIATMAGAHVPISYFCTAGALIASNGWLDVLLWGVTRHRLIFTEGGIDSEESGIGSFGVPELGMGGWRGSGIIRTPVGRRFGNLVWVHAAAGKGEEGRGRGKRRGRNKSDSQETLTGMMGGGDGGREERGGIKMDTVTSVTVVDVGERGKGL, from the exons ATGGCGGCAGAGGATCCCCATACTCCGGAGAACGAGATCGACAGCCTGACCCCTCTACCGCTGGATCACCGTCGAGGTCTCTGGGGTGTTTCCGTCCTGGCCGGCCTGTCGTTCGTTTCTTCTACGGTTCTCCTCGTGTATCTCACCGTCAAGCTCGTGCGATGGCACCTCAAGCAATGGAGATTGGAACGGCAACAGTCTATAGACGCTCAGGCACCTTCGTCGATCGATCTCACGCTTGGGCTTGCAGAGCGACATTTCTTTCCACCGTGCAGGAGGAACAACAGCCGCGGCAGAGAGAATGCCGAGTCGACACCACGCAAGAAGGCATACCCAAACCAGTTCCTCGTTTTGGTTTATAACCTGCTCCTGGCCGATATCCACCAAGCCAGCGCTTTTTTGCTGAACGCAGTCTGGTTAGGAAGAGATGGTATCATCGTTCACACTCCCGCGTGCTGGGCTCAGGGATGGCTTGTTTCCACCGGCGACCTCTCGTCAAGCTGcttcatcaccgccatcgccgTCCACACCTATCTGGCAGTAGTCCGGAACTACACCCCTCCGCAACGCGCAGTTTACGCCACCGTTATTGGTCTCTGGGTGTTCAACTATCTCGTGGCAGGTCTGGGGGTTATCATCACCAGGAACGGAGCAGACGGCGGGGGGTTGTACGTTAGAGCCGCAGCCTGG TGCTGGATCAACATCCACTACGAAACCCACCGCCTGGCCCTCCACTACCTCTGGATCTTTGTCTCTCTATTCCTCACCTCGGCGCTTTACATTTCTGTCTTTTTATCTCTGCGTGCAAAATCCCACACCGAAAGTAGACTAACCCGCTCCCAGCCAAAACCCCTGCCATCCAACCAGCAACAAAAAGCGTTTTTGCTTTATCCCCTAATCTACATAATCTGCACCCTGCCCCTCGCTCTCGGGAGGATAGCCACCATGGCTGGGGCTCATGTCCCAATATCGTATTTTTGTACGGCGGGGGCCTTGATTGCGAGTAATGGGTGGTTGGATGTGCTACTTTGGGGGGTGACGAGGCATAGGTTGATTTTTACCGAGGGGGGGATAGATTCGGAGGAGTCGGGGATTGGGAGTTTCGGGGTGCCCGaattggggatgggggggtggagggggagcgggATTATTAGGACgccggtggggaggaggtttggtAATCTGGTTTGGGtgcatgctgctgctgggaagggggaggaggggagggggagggggaagaggagggggaggaataAGAGTGATAGCCAGGAGACGTTGactgggatgatggggggtggggatggggggagggaggagaggggggggataaAGATGGATACGGTTACTAGTGTTactgttgttgatgttggggagagggggaaggggttgtag
- a CDS encoding hypothetical protein (EggNog:ENOG503P5EY): protein MLRTEQPRQRDFKRRTGAVGRTSDTMPMMWDRLKLPQKQDDEGLRLGLGYSNYNAPKSRGYSYSIKGGPPPPRPPREFLESHLETSTPRAAIQEPPPRNPARIKVRTSTYRPPSSVYSQDAQAPPPASNYTVTVATKYGYRYGGGGGGGGAEEISPPSSPEPDSEGVKRFLPGDVSPIEEDDHAAALLQQHPAFRNNGAQNDHSRRQQTPTPETGRQSPRRAPNSRGGGATSIPMMRRERRKQSGTVMREPNSTNRDHPPRQEPPRWDRLTGEPTAADRARPSQGPPAECSQGLGITATAWASPQTSPTQAPPSFADRVRRIAKKAAAGREREPQHDTDPAAGAFTSNRPGWRGASGRTAIVEPVHDTPEVAPLRIPEKSSRRTLTPVQADKPRPGISLGGVPRRGQTPPISPPATETSTVKAGLRETSHNVVHTPSQLTPPTAYLHSENAQSYPSPPLSSTPLSGGDAPAMAARQLSRDAVPSMAALPSPEFNSPHESNVIRRKPPPVHTHHQHQDSVSSVYSQPPRGPLHTSPLTIPDIAPPATLAANNDTYVQPPSRFSITTYATSHTGTTRDDGDELVDEDQPPVPSLPVGLHHGGKIDPSSDNSPVTSPIDQFMTSPFTTHTEQLRMVNPAVARAQAIERPSSRASDINKSLPPAPPEGEAQDRVGLLNAQLRALANRRININRSITQMTEMMPTDKLMNSEEVIRKREIEKKKVEALKQELSEVQREEYELGLKLHRAYKRLDRDNEFEPTGLWVRRVTN from the exons ATGCTACGGACAGAGCAGCCCAGGCAGAGGGATTTCAAGAGGAGAACTGGGGCTGTGGGAAGGACATCAGATACTATGCCTATGATGTGGGACAGGTTGAAGCTCCCTCAAAAGCAGGACGACGAGGGGTTGAGATTAGGTCTGGGATACAGTAACTATAATGCGCCAAAAAGCCGAGGGTACAGCTACTCGATCAAGGGAGGTCCGCCTCCCCCACGGCCGCCTCGAGAATTTCTGGAGTCTCACCT TGAGACATCTACTCCCCGCGCAGCAATACAAGAGCCACCTCCCCGCAACCCAGCTCGAATCAAGGTCCGCACCTCCACCTACCGACCACCGTCGTCTGTGTATTCTCAAGACGCACAggcaccaccgcccgcctCGAACTACACAGTAACCGTGGCTACCAAGTACGGCTACCGctacggcggcggcggcggcggcggcggggcggaggagatcTCCCCGCCAAGTTCTCCGGAGCCCGACTCTGAGGGCGTGAAGCGCTTCTTGCCCGGCGATGTCTCCCCAATAGAGGAGGACGATCACGCAGCAGctcttctccagcagcacccgGCTTTCCGCAACAACGGTGCTCAGAATGACCACTCGAGACGGCAGCAGACGCCCACCCCCGAGACAGGCAGGCAATCGCCTCGCCGGGCTCCCAACAGccgtggcggtggtgctaCCAGCATTCCCATGATGCGTAGGGAACGGAGGAAGCAGTCAGGTACCGTCATGCGCGAGCCAAACTCTACTAATCGGGACCACCCACCACGTCAAGAACCACCCCGCTGGGATCGGCTGACAGGTGAACCGACGGCGGCTGACCGTGCTCGGCCGTCTCAAGGGCCTCCTGCCGAATGTTCTCAAGGTCTGGGAATTACAGCAACTGCCTGGGCATCCCCGCAGACCAGTCCTACACAAGCGCCTCCATCTTTCGCTGACAGAGTGCGGAGGATtgccaagaaggctgctgctggccgGGAGAGAGAGCCTCAGCATGACACAGATCCCGCTGCGGGCGCCTTCACATCAAACCGCCCTGGTTGGCGAGGTGCGAGCGGCCGAACTGCCATCGTTGAGCCCGTCCACGACACTCCTGAAGTTGCACCCCTGAGGATCCCCGAGAAGAGCAGCAGGAGAACTCTTACACCAGTACAAGCAGACAAACCAAGGCCTGGCATCTCACTAGGGGGTGTGCCACGGCGAGGACAAACCCCACCCATCAGCCCTCCCGCAACTGAAACGTCCACGGTCAAGGCCGGCTTGCGGGAGACGTCGCACAATGTCGTGCACACTCCGTCCCAGCTGACTCCCCCGACGGCCTATCTCCATTCAGAGAATGCGCAGAGCTACCCGAGCCCGCCGCTTTCGAGCACTCCGCTCAGCGGGGGGGATGCACCAGCCATGGCTGCCAGACAGCTCTCCAGGGATGCCGTCCCCAGCATGGCCGCACTCCCCAGCCCCGAGTTTAACAGCCCGCACGAGTCCAACGTGATTCGCAGAAAGCCACCTCCGGTACAtactcaccatcaacaccaagactCGGTCTCCTCTGTCTACTCGCAACCACCTCGAGGACCACTGCACACTTCCCCGCTCACTATTCCTGATATTGCCCCGCCGGCTACCCTAGCCGCCAACAACGACACCTACGTCCAGCCTCCCTCTCGCTTCAGCATAACCACATACGCCACCAGCCACACGGGTACAACCCGGGATGACGGCGACGAGCTAGTTGACGAGGACCAGCCACCTGTCCCCTCACTTCCAGTCGGCCTCCACCACGGCGGCAAGATCGACCCGTCCTCTGACAACAGCCCGGTGACGTCTCCGATCGACCAGTTCATGACGTCGCCTTTTACCACCCATACGGAGCAGTTGAGGATGGTAAACCCAGCTGTTGCCCGTGCGCAGGCCATTGAACGCCCCAGTTCTCGTGCTTCAGACATCAACAAGTCTCTgcctccagcaccacccgAGGGTGAAGCCCAGGATCGTGTCGGGTTGCTGAATGCCCAGTTGAGAGCGTTGGCAAACAGGCgaatcaacatcaacaggtCCATTACCCAGATGACGGAGATGATGCCGACGGACAAGCTGATGAACAGCGAGGAGGTGATTAGAAAGAGGGAAATCGAAAAGAAGAAGGTAGAGGCGCTGAAGCAGGAGTTGTCTGAGGtgcagagggaggagtatGAACTGGGCTTGAAGCTGCACCGGGCTTACAAGAGGCTGGATAGGGATAACGAGTTTGAGCCGACGGGGTTGTGGGTGAGGAGAGTTACGAACTAG
- a CDS encoding hypothetical protein (EggNog:ENOG503P2IX), whose protein sequence is MKEHFGCFRLATQLHESHLQQPQNQEATAKQTVKTMETHGQEPSAAAAVTSSPSTGQHENPPAESSPVVQSIRQQTPSRTTENAVPVVGAQPASSETRSENPFSHPREPGTVNGLVASISEAIGRPGSSVNEPPVVKPDGEEVQTSTTAPAPAPAPAPAPAPATAPAPAPATAPATAPATAPPVLSSAPPPAAPAPAPAPAPAPASVSVPAQGPAPTGPAPQLPPPQQPSQQQHSQPPPPQQQPLPPPRPTPAAQNHHPAPSLPSQPLAHPGQAQPPSHQAHPVHPPQFHPSVRVVSPQTREQIPPPPPPQPPQSQPQSQPQHWHRWTAPSHPPPSAHHPPAVHHAHQQPQHHHQPQPHHYPQHTLPSQPLPRRSMTDRPVIMDPPARRTSHMPAQNSGGFPSPTLDHASANPKFVDDCTRMTYAIQQSLPEAVRRIVRDHWEKCLLGTEFHQAFILNASIHHAVPSITQRAVRDFGAKMVADSIVDIMNHFTTADIDKVADMIIDKASDNFLDKCLEKRLLTIEAAPLTNALAKAERLGYELGDVIPEQQQGQAHPAAAAPNGHQAHPTQPAAGYPPAPSAPPSSQHPMLQCARCFRTFAQTSAFEYHTAYSICTILPPTSAGFKHSCPYCGQGFTELVDLNGHLNGRVCGHFDTVKLPRGPGRPPRAAPIQHASPVPIVSSAPNGTPNASLSTPARSQLVNRALAGTPTASPIPGDPYAHLTPEQFQAMNEELHEAEIKYRPRFAEAEAIPDENERRQRVEGLRNSFGTKQSMIRKKYGVRLRERRTKAEIQAERERLGIKQAEKDQARASMGPAGKTEDRPVVISDVPVPVRPPAAGWVAANTPRPNPGAAEVEEHDAKRRRTDTNGGYQTPYRTGVEDTPTRKVSASFDGAGGSGVQNTGNPYPALGKPPNHADLAAQAAAATAALNGQNGNSSKQPIAIDDGDDDSDSSGDDEDIPSTLPAHVRSSLGASAAGKTGSRAGSTASMTPG, encoded by the exons ATGAAGGAGCATTTTGGATGCTTTCGGCTCGCAACACAGTTACATGAAAGCCACTTGCAGCAACCACAGAACCAGGAAGCCACAGCCAAACAGACAGTAAAAACCATGGAGACTCATGGACAAGaaccatcagcagcagcggcagtgACAAGCTCACCGTCCACGGGGCAACACGAAAACCCGCCGGCAGAGTCCAGTCCGGTGGTCCAAAGTATCCGGCAACAAACACCGTCACGGACGACTGAAAATGCCGTGCCCGTGGTCGGTGCTCAACCGGCCAGTTCGGAGACGCGTTCCGAAAACCCCTTCTCCCATCCTCGGGAACCAGGAACAGTAAATGGGCTTGTGGCCTCGATATCAGAGGCCATCGGCCGGCCTGGAAGTAGTGTGAACGAGCCACCAGTGGTAAAGCCggacggtgaggaggttCAAACCTCCACAACAGCTCCAGCGccggcaccagcaccagcaccagcaccagcaccagcaacagcaccagcaccagcaccagcaacagcaccagcaacagcaccagcaacagcaccaccagtcCTCTCATCAGCCCCTCCACCTGCGGccccagctccagctccagctccagctccagccccAGCTTCCGTCTCAGTGCCTGCCCAAGGTCCCGCTCCCACCGGCCCGGCCCCACAACTTCCACCTCCGCAACAACCCTCGCAACAGCAACATTCtcagcctccaccaccgcaacaacaaccactgccaccaccaagaccgaCTCCGGCAGCACAAAATCATCACCCGGCCCCGTCCCTGCCTTCGCAACCTCTTGCGCATCCTGGGCAAGCGCAGCCGCCATCGCATCAAGCGCACCCCGTGCACCCACCCCAATTTCACCCTTCAGTGCGTGTCGTGTCTCCACAAACGCGTGAACAAattcctccgccgccgccgccacaaccaccacagtcGCAACCTCAGTCGCAACCCCAACATTGGCACCGTTGGACCGCGCCcagccatccaccaccatctgccCATCACCCACCGGCAGTTCACCACGCGCACCAGCAGCcccagcaccatcaccagccacagCCCCATCATTATCCCCAGCATACTTTGCCATCGCAGCCGCTTCCCCGGCGGTCCATGACTGACCGGCCCGTGATCATGGACCCGCCTGCTCGGAGGACCAGCCATATGCCGGCGCAAAACTCAGGAGGCTTCCCGTCACCGACGCTAGACCATGCCAGCGCCAACCCCAAGTTTGTCGACGACTGCACGCGCATGACTTATGCGATCCAGCAGAGTCTTCCCGAGGCCGTCCGACGCATTGTGCGGGACCACTGGGAAAAATGCCTGTTGGGCACAGAGTTTCATCAAGCTTTCATC CTCAATGCTTCTATTCATCATGCGGTCCCGTCCATCACACAACGTGCCGTCCGCGACTTTGGAGCCAAGATGGTGGCCGACTCCATTGTCGACATTATGAACCACTTTACTACCGCGGATATCGACAAGGTCGCCGACATGATTATCGATAAGGCCAGCGACAACTTCCTCGACAAATGTCTGGAAAAGCGACTTTTAACCATCGAGGCCGCTCCACTGACCAATGCTCTCGCGAAAGCTGAACGGCTGGGGTATGAGCTGGGCGATGTGATCccagaacaacaacagggCCAAGCTCATCCGGCTGCCGCAGCTCCTAATGGCCACCAAGCTCACCCTACCCAACCGGCGGCTGGCTATCCTCCTGCTCCGTCTGCTCCCCCGTCGTCGCAACATCCAATGCTTCAGTGTGCTAGGTGCTTCCGTACTTTTGCTCAGACTTCGGCTTTTGAATAC CACACTGCATACAGCATTTGCACTATATTACCACCCACCTCGGCTGGATTCAAGCACTCATGCCCATACTGCGGTCAGGGCTTCACAGAACTAGTAGATCTGAATGGCCACCTCAACGGTAGAGTTTGCGGTCATTTTGATACGGTCAAACTTCCTCGTGGGCCTGGTCGACCCCCAAGAGCTGCTCCCATTCAGCATGCTAGCCCCGTACCGATTGTCTCATCGGCGCCAAACGGGACCCCTAACGCTTCCTTGTCAACTCCAGCGCGATCCCAGCTCGTGAATCGCGCATTGGCAGGAACGCCGACAGCCTCACCCATCCCGGGCGATCCATATGCTCACCTCACACCTGAACAATTCCAAGCGATGAACGAGGAGCTTCACGAGGCCGAGATCAAATACCGACCAAGATTTGCCGAGGCGGAAGCCATCCCTGATGAAAACGAAAGACGCCAGAGAGTCGAGGGTCTCAGAAACAGCTTCGGCACCAAGCAATCGATGATCCGGAAGAAGTACGGAGTCAGGCTGCGTGAACGACGTACCAAGGCAGAGATTCAGGCTGAGAGGGAGCGTCTGGGCATCAAGCAGGCTGAAAAGGACCAAGCGAGGGCGTCCATGGGGCCTGCTGGCAAGACAGAGGATAGGCCAGTGGTCATTAGCGATGTCCCTGTGCCTGTTAGGCCACCGGCAGCTGGGTGGGTGGCTGCCAATACGCCAAGGCCAAATCCTGGTGctgccgaggtggaggagcacgatgcgaagaggaggaggacggacACGAATGGGGGGTATCAGACGCCCTATAGGActggggtggaggatacACCCACCCGCAAGGTCTCGGCCAGCTTTGATGGGGCAGGTGGTTCAGGTGTTCAGAACACCGGCAATCCTTATCCCGCGCTTGGAAAACCCCCCAATCACGCCGACCTCGCAGCGCAAGCCGCTGCCGCGACCGCTGCGCTGAATGGCCAGAATGGGAACAGCTCCAAGCAACCCATCGCTAtcgacgatggtgatgacgacTCGGACTCATCgggtgatgacgaggatATTCCTTCTACGTTGCCCGCCCACGTGAGGAGCAGCCTGGGGGCGTCGGCGGCTGGCAAGACGGGGAGTAGAGCTGGCTCCACGGCGTCGATGACTCCTGGATAA